Proteins co-encoded in one Thermodesulfobacteriota bacterium genomic window:
- a CDS encoding CmcI family methyltransferase — protein MTTTTSIKTKYHNFDEYSLAENAPGLAGKVVTQLMWMYRKTVEKTRPVVLELGTDRGASTTMFLQACEEKDGTLVSVDIADCSDISSSPRWQFVRSDSTNVGYILSKAPHLERGIDILYIDSLHARAHVEKELTGWYPYLNAGSWIFLDDVDSHPYRKGNRKDNFEAEIAWDQIHKFVKSFFYANEDSLYLNILYGSTGLACLLKLSPKGTIPATATSIRHRTNSLIALARHYAVLALARIRHGFLRFVRRPLVKGILKRMRKAVRRGADSSNNIEQLPRYVVDPQLGVTRRWYDSYDQYLSHQAEKLTKVGATLRNSDQQYEQIVTNRYRQIDVFKGKRVICLGARLGGEVRAFKSLGALAIGIDLEPGPKNSHVVYGDFHHIPFPNQSFDFAFTNAIDHVFDLERFLDEVNRVLLPNGVFYVELGRVKLGNYEVLDMAEPGPVLKVLGSRFRIESQKEITNTTNYINWGGLVLKLSPKGTIPAKPHQYFTALKAS, from the coding sequence ATGACCACTACTACATCCATCAAAACCAAATACCACAACTTTGACGAGTACTCCTTGGCTGAGAATGCCCCGGGTCTAGCGGGCAAAGTCGTCACGCAGTTGATGTGGATGTACCGGAAAACTGTAGAGAAAACTAGACCAGTGGTGCTGGAACTCGGTACGGATCGGGGAGCGTCGACTACAATGTTCCTCCAAGCGTGTGAAGAAAAGGATGGAACATTGGTATCCGTCGACATTGCAGACTGTTCGGACATATCATCCTCCCCCAGATGGCAGTTCGTCCGGTCCGACAGCACCAACGTCGGGTATATCCTCTCGAAGGCGCCTCATTTGGAACGCGGCATCGATATACTCTACATTGATAGCCTGCACGCGCGTGCACATGTGGAAAAGGAGCTTACCGGCTGGTATCCCTACCTGAATGCCGGCTCGTGGATTTTCCTGGATGATGTTGATTCCCACCCCTATAGGAAAGGCAACAGGAAGGATAATTTTGAGGCAGAGATAGCTTGGGACCAGATTCACAAGTTCGTAAAGTCCTTCTTCTACGCTAATGAAGACAGCCTGTACCTGAACATCCTATATGGGTCTACAGGGCTGGCATGCCTACTCAAGTTGAGTCCGAAAGGGACCATTCCTGCCACGGCCACATCAATACGTCACCGCACGAACAGCCTGATTGCCCTAGCCAGGCACTATGCGGTTCTGGCCTTAGCCCGCATCAGGCATGGGTTTCTGCGCTTCGTCAGGAGGCCCCTGGTGAAAGGCATTCTCAAGCGAATGCGAAAGGCTGTGAGGCGGGGAGCGGATTCTAGTAATAACATAGAACAGCTGCCCAGATACGTTGTCGACCCGCAACTCGGTGTCACACGCCGCTGGTACGACAGCTATGACCAATACCTTTCGCATCAAGCGGAGAAGCTGACCAAGGTCGGCGCCACTCTACGCAACAGCGATCAGCAATACGAGCAGATTGTCACAAACCGCTACAGGCAGATTGATGTGTTCAAGGGAAAAAGAGTAATTTGCCTGGGTGCCCGATTGGGGGGAGAAGTCAGGGCGTTTAAGTCGCTCGGCGCGCTCGCCATTGGCATTGATTTGGAGCCGGGCCCTAAGAATAGCCATGTTGTTTACGGAGATTTTCACCACATACCCTTTCCAAATCAATCGTTCGATTTCGCTTTCACAAATGCCATTGACCATGTGTTCGATCTGGAGCGGTTCCTGGATGAGGTCAACCGTGTTCTTTTGCCGAATGGGGTCTTCTACGTTGAATTGGGACGCGTTAAATTGGGCAATTACGAGGTACTGGACATGGCAGAGCCCGGACCGGTGTTGAAAGTCCTTGGCTCGAGGTTCCGAATTGAGTCGCAAAAAGAAATCACGAATACAACGAACTATATCAATTGGGGAGGATTAGTACTCAAGCTGAGTCCGAAAGGGACCATTCCTGCAAAGCCACACCAATACTTCACCGCACTAAAAGCTTCATAG